Proteins from one Bifidobacterium sp. ESL0732 genomic window:
- the thiD gene encoding bifunctional hydroxymethylpyrimidine kinase/phosphomethylpyrimidine kinase, with translation MERRTRKTWLMMSQDASLSGEHETKAENHLSNDTGINETSETHTNPAKCNSTDTVGVHPYKLPAVLSIAGSDSSGGAGIQADLKTFMACGVYGMSAITSLTAQNTTGVRASAAPSPDMLAAQIAAVFEDIRPDAVKIGMVPNAELIGVIADRLKYYNAVNVVVDPVMIASSGDRLSSKASIDTLCTKLLPLATLVTPNIPEAETIANLGTRPVRDRDTTSAHNLAISDEASTINAARTIVERCGGCAVLIKGGHRQGAANDLLFENGETTWFRHTRINNPNTHGTGCTLSSAIAAGLAKHESLTEAVQNAKDYLTGCIAAGLDLGAGSGPMDHAWKWRDSQN, from the coding sequence ATGGAACGCCGCACGCGCAAAACGTGGCTGATGATGTCGCAGGATGCATCGCTAAGCGGCGAGCATGAAACAAAGGCAGAAAACCATCTTTCGAATGATACTGGGATAAACGAAACATCCGAGACTCATACGAATCCGGCCAAGTGCAATTCAACGGACACCGTCGGTGTCCACCCATACAAGCTGCCTGCAGTGCTCTCCATCGCAGGCAGCGATTCTTCGGGTGGGGCCGGCATTCAAGCCGATCTCAAGACGTTCATGGCTTGCGGGGTTTATGGAATGAGCGCCATCACCTCGTTGACCGCACAGAACACGACCGGCGTAAGGGCTTCCGCGGCTCCTTCGCCGGACATGTTGGCAGCGCAGATTGCTGCCGTCTTCGAAGACATCCGGCCAGACGCCGTCAAAATCGGTATGGTGCCGAACGCCGAACTCATCGGAGTCATTGCCGATCGGCTTAAGTATTACAATGCTGTCAACGTTGTGGTCGACCCGGTGATGATCGCTTCCAGCGGCGACCGGTTGAGCAGCAAGGCTTCGATCGACACACTGTGCACGAAGCTTCTACCGCTTGCCACCCTGGTGACGCCGAACATCCCCGAAGCCGAAACCATCGCAAATCTCGGGACCCGACCTGTTCGCGATCGCGACACCACATCAGCACACAACCTCGCCATCAGCGACGAAGCGAGCACCATCAATGCTGCCCGCACCATCGTCGAACGTTGTGGCGGCTGTGCAGTGCTCATCAAAGGCGGGCATCGGCAAGGCGCGGCCAACGACCTGCTCTTCGAGAACGGTGAGACCACATGGTTTCGCCACACTCGCATCAACAATCCCAATACCCACGGCACTGGCTGCACTCTTTCCAGCGCCATCGCCGCAGGCCTAGCCAAACACGAATCGTTGACCGAGGCCGTACAAAACGCCAAGGACTACCTCACCGGTTGCATCGCTGCCGGCCTTGACCTCGGGGCCGGCTCGGGACCGATGGACCATGCGTGGAAATGGCGCGACAGTCAAAATTAG
- a CDS encoding bifunctional hydroxymethylpyrimidine kinase/phosphomethylpyrimidine kinase, whose protein sequence is MMTNTINSNDSNTITNSSETEITTNTTEALDADSAQAIAKLLDMQQRYDSDLEQTKPSRLRVLSIEGSDPIGGAGTMADMKAFTAQGVFGYAAMTSVLAQNTQGVTDIVNVEPSFLLAQLKAVSDDADIDAMKIGMLGTPELVDTVRLWLEELLRDYEARGKLRPAIVLDPVMYAKSGDRLLTAEAERALTTLIPLVDIITPNVMELAALDAMSHETKLDSKSSHGKIDGNKPSATAMTSDTPAKTRHSVPHAPKSYGDIERLATSVAAHFGVAVYAKGGALALNGSAECTDILAVPASYGETGTTDTTTTDQPTGPVSKQPAASVTVTRIEGAAVHTRNVHGTGDTLSSTLAALRPQCDDWIETAKQAKAWMTGAIAAADNLHVGHGHGPVDFTWQHSPTGLSFTEDYWRRTAEIRKRIATMPFLERMLDGTLPLDDFSFYLHQDDIYLTDYTSLLALASSRAADPHERAFFADAASYGLEEGLTFHRQWYREHGFDVGRAPMNETTAAYLGHEHRFTDTGSYSALVAVVMPCYWVYSVVGQEMEAQVRERRLDLGHHPYGLWIRMYSDPGFASRTLEELRICDRLAGSATMADYNRMMDAALGSTEHEYRFFNQALTRHA, encoded by the coding sequence ATGATGACCAACACCATCAATTCCAATGATTCCAATACCATCACGAATAGTTCAGAGACAGAAATAACCACAAATACGACAGAGGCATTGGATGCCGATTCGGCGCAGGCCATAGCCAAGCTGCTCGATATGCAGCAACGTTACGATAGCGACTTGGAACAAACCAAACCCTCGCGCCTCCGCGTGCTGTCCATCGAAGGCTCCGACCCGATCGGTGGGGCGGGCACGATGGCGGATATGAAAGCATTCACTGCGCAAGGCGTCTTCGGCTATGCGGCGATGACCAGCGTCCTGGCGCAGAACACGCAAGGCGTCACGGACATCGTCAACGTCGAACCGTCGTTCCTGCTCGCCCAGCTCAAAGCCGTAAGCGACGATGCGGACATTGATGCCATGAAAATCGGGATGCTCGGCACACCGGAATTGGTCGATACCGTGCGTCTTTGGCTGGAAGAGCTACTGCGGGATTATGAGGCTCGCGGCAAACTCCGGCCCGCGATCGTGCTCGACCCAGTGATGTATGCGAAATCCGGAGACCGTCTGCTCACCGCCGAGGCCGAGCGCGCGCTGACCACCTTGATCCCGTTGGTCGATATCATCACGCCGAATGTGATGGAACTGGCCGCGCTCGATGCAATGAGCCACGAAACGAAATTAGACAGCAAAAGCTCACACGGAAAAATCGATGGGAACAAGCCCTCAGCCACCGCCATGACGTCCGATACACCAGCGAAAACTAGACACTCTGTTCCCCACGCGCCCAAGTCCTATGGGGACATAGAACGACTGGCGACATCTGTAGCCGCTCACTTCGGCGTCGCCGTCTACGCAAAGGGCGGGGCTTTGGCGTTGAACGGCAGCGCGGAATGCACCGATATCCTCGCGGTTCCGGCATCGTACGGCGAAACAGGTACAACCGATACAACGACAACCGATCAACCGACCGGACCCGTTTCGAAGCAGCCGGCAGCATCGGTAACCGTCACCCGCATCGAAGGCGCGGCCGTTCACACCCGTAACGTCCACGGCACCGGCGATACGCTTTCCAGCACGTTGGCGGCCTTGCGCCCACAGTGCGACGATTGGATCGAAACCGCGAAACAGGCCAAAGCGTGGATGACCGGTGCCATCGCCGCCGCCGACAATCTGCACGTCGGGCACGGACACGGACCCGTCGATTTCACTTGGCAGCACTCCCCCACCGGACTGAGCTTCACCGAGGACTATTGGCGCCGCACCGCCGAAATCCGCAAGCGCATCGCCACGATGCCGTTCCTCGAACGCATGCTCGACGGGACGTTGCCGCTTGACGACTTCTCGTTCTACCTGCATCAGGACGACATCTACCTGACCGATTACACCTCGCTGCTGGCGCTGGCGAGCAGCCGTGCCGCCGACCCGCATGAACGCGCGTTCTTCGCCGACGCCGCCTCGTACGGGTTGGAGGAAGGATTGACGTTTCATCGGCAGTGGTACCGTGAACACGGCTTCGACGTCGGGCGTGCTCCGATGAACGAAACGACCGCCGCCTACCTCGGCCATGAGCACCGTTTCACCGACACCGGCTCCTACTCTGCGTTGGTCGCCGTGGTCATGCCCTGTTATTGGGTCTATTCTGTGGTCGGGCAGGAGATGGAAGCGCAGGTCCGTGAGCGCCGGCTCGACCTCGGCCACCATCCATACGGCCTGTGGATCCGCATGTACTCTGACCCCGGTTTCGCCTCGCGCACGCTCGAGGAACTGCGCATTTGCGACCGACTGGCCGGCAGCGCCACCATGGCCGACTACAACCGGATGATGGACGCAGCCCTGGGCTCCACGGAGCACGAATACCGTTTCTTCAATCAAGCCCTGACACGCCATGCGTGA
- a CDS encoding FtsX-like permease family protein, translated as MADDNIMRSDSRQDNADDTRFRGSKRMLWHDIWQAFSKSKGRFFSIVCLVALGSFALVGLSVSGPDMRDTGNAYFAEHHLADLSVISSYGLDKADRQQIDKAPGASRIEYGYLKDVVVRGSDESVRVLSAPKDISTYHLVAGRMPKNANETVIDSSHQGKYPIGSTLRLTEKPDALGRKVLRHDNFKVVGSVDSTEILSSVNMGPSTSGSGSLDGYAVVTPGAFKSEDYMMARLTYTDLDHMRDHYSTKYNDALQAHKKTLDKILAGRPKARRQAIEKQVKPQIDSGRQQVIDAKQQLADARQQLADGKKQLDDGNQQLADSKQQLATQVASAQQQIASAQVKLTQGQSQYNANKQQYDAGVAQAGAATQQVNDAYAQINAGQSQIDTNSAKLAAGKQQADDAVAQLQQAHTAVVNAIANVQAQISAITSSDPQWGPLQAQLSTLETQKATFEGQLASAQAAQSAFMTGTYNPGIAQIQAAQAQLNAKRAQADSGNAQLQQKQQQLAAAKTQLDQAAAQLTQGAAQIQQSQQQLATTQQQAQAQIDAAQTQLTDKTNEYNTKKAQFDQAEPGAQQKIKDAEHKLNDATAMLNAVEDPVYSVDSKRETPGSDGYKIYDSISVIVDSLSHIFPYFMYLVAALVTFTTMTRFVDEERINAGTLKGLGYSDRDVMKKFVVYGFIASILGAAIGIFAGHTLLPMIVYNAYKVGFNVPIIRLGFHWQVTLLAFVLAMLSAVVPAVWSAARELKERPAALMLPKPPSAGSKILLERIPLIWNRLNFTHKVTARNIFRYKQRMFMTIFGVCGSVALLTAGFAVQGSISGINEHQFGGVMHYNLIAAENAHVTDQQSKAIDSRLEKSDIKRSLPVHYESVSKVAGRNGDKQSVTMLVPRDTATFNDYIKLNTRRGHHPLSLEKNGAVISERFANLVHAKKGDAIDFQNSAGKTYRVKVTGICEMYLGHFMVMSPSAYRSVFGQRYQTNAYMVTLKDGSMSNTKRQAASFMRLGGIQGVVQNTTLMHQIDVVVKALNQIMWVLIIVATMLGVVILYNLTNLNVSERVRELSTIKVLGFYNGETTMYIYRETILLSMLGIVVGYGFGAWLHRYIITAVPPDDVMFDPSIGWLPFVVPVVVVGLITAALGWFVNSKMKHLDMLEALKSVD; from the coding sequence ATGGCGGACGACAATATCATGCGTTCAGATTCCAGACAGGACAACGCGGACGACACTCGATTCCGCGGTTCTAAACGTATGCTCTGGCACGACATCTGGCAGGCGTTCTCGAAATCGAAAGGCCGTTTCTTCTCCATTGTCTGCCTCGTGGCGCTGGGGTCCTTTGCGCTGGTTGGCTTGAGCGTTTCTGGACCTGATATGCGTGATACAGGCAATGCCTACTTTGCCGAACACCATCTGGCCGACTTGAGTGTCATCTCCAGCTACGGCTTGGACAAGGCCGACCGGCAGCAGATTGACAAGGCACCTGGAGCCTCGCGAATCGAATACGGGTATCTGAAGGATGTCGTTGTAAGAGGGAGCGACGAAAGCGTTCGTGTGCTTTCCGCGCCGAAAGATATCTCCACCTACCATCTGGTGGCGGGACGGATGCCGAAAAACGCGAATGAGACGGTTATCGATTCTTCCCATCAAGGCAAATATCCGATAGGTTCGACCTTGCGGCTGACCGAAAAACCGGACGCGTTGGGGCGCAAGGTGTTACGTCACGACAACTTCAAGGTCGTCGGGTCTGTCGATTCCACTGAAATCCTCAGTTCGGTGAACATGGGGCCTTCGACCTCGGGTTCAGGCTCGTTGGACGGGTACGCGGTGGTGACACCGGGTGCGTTCAAATCCGAAGATTATATGATGGCGAGGCTGACCTACACCGACCTTGACCATATGCGCGACCATTATTCAACCAAATATAATGACGCGTTGCAGGCGCACAAGAAAACGCTCGATAAGATCCTTGCCGGACGTCCCAAGGCGAGGCGACAGGCCATCGAAAAACAGGTCAAGCCGCAGATTGATTCCGGGCGGCAACAGGTCATCGATGCCAAGCAGCAGCTTGCCGACGCACGGCAGCAATTGGCCGACGGTAAGAAGCAACTTGACGACGGCAACCAGCAGCTCGCCGATTCCAAGCAGCAGTTGGCCACTCAGGTTGCTTCGGCGCAACAGCAGATTGCCTCGGCGCAAGTCAAGCTCACACAGGGCCAGAGCCAATACAATGCGAACAAGCAGCAGTATGATGCCGGGGTCGCACAGGCTGGGGCGGCCACGCAGCAGGTCAACGATGCCTATGCACAAATCAATGCCGGGCAATCTCAGATCGATACTAACTCGGCCAAACTTGCCGCGGGCAAGCAGCAGGCCGATGATGCTGTGGCGCAATTGCAGCAGGCACATACTGCTGTGGTAAATGCCATCGCAAACGTGCAAGCGCAAATTTCGGCCATCACCTCGTCCGACCCGCAGTGGGGGCCACTGCAAGCTCAACTGAGTACTTTGGAAACCCAGAAAGCAACCTTTGAAGGCCAACTTGCCTCGGCGCAGGCTGCCCAATCTGCCTTTATGACTGGAACGTACAATCCGGGTATTGCACAGATCCAGGCGGCTCAGGCGCAACTCAACGCCAAACGTGCTCAGGCGGACTCCGGCAATGCCCAACTCCAGCAAAAGCAACAGCAGCTTGCCGCGGCCAAGACCCAGCTCGATCAGGCGGCGGCACAACTGACGCAAGGTGCCGCGCAGATTCAGCAATCACAGCAACAGCTGGCCACCACGCAGCAGCAGGCTCAGGCGCAAATTGACGCTGCCCAAACGCAGCTCACCGATAAAACCAACGAATACAACACCAAAAAGGCGCAGTTCGATCAGGCCGAGCCAGGTGCGCAACAGAAAATCAAGGATGCCGAACACAAGCTCAACGATGCCACGGCGATGCTCAATGCCGTCGAGGACCCTGTCTATTCCGTGGATTCCAAGCGCGAGACTCCCGGCTCAGACGGCTACAAGATTTACGATTCGATTTCCGTGATCGTCGACTCGCTTTCGCATATCTTCCCGTACTTCATGTATCTGGTCGCGGCGCTGGTCACGTTCACCACGATGACCCGTTTCGTCGACGAAGAGCGTATCAACGCCGGCACGCTCAAAGGGCTGGGCTATTCCGACCGCGATGTGATGAAGAAATTCGTCGTCTACGGTTTCATCGCCTCGATTCTGGGTGCGGCAATCGGCATCTTCGCCGGACATACGCTCCTGCCGATGATCGTCTACAACGCCTACAAGGTCGGCTTCAACGTGCCGATTATCCGCCTCGGATTCCACTGGCAGGTCACGTTGCTTGCCTTTGTGCTGGCCATGCTGAGCGCCGTGGTGCCCGCGGTCTGGAGCGCCGCTCGCGAGCTGAAGGAACGGCCGGCCGCGCTCATGCTGCCAAAACCGCCGAGCGCCGGGTCCAAGATCCTGCTGGAACGCATTCCCCTTATCTGGAACCGCCTGAACTTCACTCACAAGGTGACCGCACGCAACATCTTCCGTTATAAGCAGCGCATGTTCATGACCATCTTCGGCGTGTGTGGTTCGGTGGCGCTCCTGACGGCAGGATTCGCGGTGCAGGGTTCGATCTCCGGTATCAACGAGCACCAGTTCGGCGGCGTGATGCATTACAACCTCATTGCGGCTGAGAATGCCCACGTCACCGACCAGCAAAGCAAGGCCATCGACAGCCGTCTTGAGAAGTCCGACATCAAGCGTTCGTTGCCGGTCCACTACGAATCGGTGAGCAAGGTCGCCGGACGCAATGGCGACAAGCAATCCGTCACGATGCTCGTACCGCGCGATACCGCAACCTTCAACGATTACATCAAACTCAACACGCGTCGTGGCCACCACCCGCTTTCGCTCGAGAAGAACGGGGCCGTGATTTCCGAACGCTTTGCGAACCTCGTGCACGCCAAAAAGGGCGATGCCATCGACTTCCAGAACAGTGCCGGCAAGACCTACCGCGTCAAGGTCACCGGCATCTGCGAGATGTATCTCGGCCATTTCATGGTGATGAGTCCGTCGGCCTATCGTTCCGTCTTCGGGCAACGCTACCAGACCAACGCCTATATGGTCACACTCAAGGATGGGAGCATGTCCAACACCAAACGGCAGGCGGCCTCGTTCATGCGGCTGGGCGGTATCCAAGGCGTGGTGCAGAACACGACGCTGATGCATCAAATCGACGTGGTGGTCAAAGCCCTCAACCAGATCATGTGGGTGCTCATCATCGTGGCGACTATGCTCGGCGTGGTCATCCTCTACAACCTGACCAACCTCAACGTCTCGGAGCGTGTCCGCGAGCTTTCCACCATCAAGGTGCTGGGCTTCTACAACGGCGAGACCACAATGTACATCTATCGTGAAACGATTCTGCTTTCGATGCTCGGAATCGTCGTCGGCTACGGATTCGGTGCTTGGCTGCACCGATACATCATCACCGCCGTCCCGCCGGACGATGTCATGTTCGATCCGTCGATCGGCTGGCTGCCGTTCGTGGTACCAGTGGTCGTGGTCGGACTCATTACCGCCGCCCTCGGCTGGTTCGTCAACTCCAAGATGAAGCACCTCGACATGCTTGAGGCCCTGAAGTCCGTGGACTGA
- a CDS encoding ABC transporter ATP-binding protein, with the protein MAYIDVRSETKQYKTGDTTIYANHDVTFSINQGELVVILGASGAGKSTLLNILGGMDTCDSGQVIIDGNDIAQYNARELTTYRRYDVGFVFQFYNLISNLTARENVELSAEIVPHAADPTQTLIDVGLENRLDNFPAQLSGGEQQRVAIARAVAKKPKILLCDEPTGALDYSTGKQVLRILQDQSRKFGSTVIIVTHNAAIAPIADRVIHMRDARVQSIEDHATPADINDIEW; encoded by the coding sequence ATGGCATATATCGACGTTCGAAGCGAGACGAAGCAATATAAAACCGGTGATACAACCATCTACGCGAATCACGACGTGACTTTTTCCATCAACCAAGGCGAGCTGGTGGTCATTCTTGGCGCTTCCGGCGCTGGTAAATCCACGCTTCTGAACATCCTCGGCGGGATGGATACCTGCGACTCGGGTCAGGTGATCATCGATGGTAATGACATCGCGCAATACAATGCACGGGAGCTGACGACGTACCGTCGTTACGATGTCGGCTTCGTTTTCCAGTTCTACAACCTCATCTCCAACCTGACTGCACGCGAGAACGTCGAGCTTTCCGCCGAAATCGTGCCGCACGCCGCCGATCCGACCCAGACGCTGATCGACGTCGGACTCGAAAATCGTCTTGACAATTTCCCGGCGCAGCTTTCCGGCGGTGAGCAGCAACGTGTAGCCATCGCACGAGCGGTGGCGAAGAAACCGAAAATCCTGCTTTGTGACGAACCGACGGGAGCGTTGGACTACAGTACCGGCAAACAGGTGTTGCGCATCCTGCAGGACCAATCCCGAAAATTCGGCTCGACCGTCATCATCGTTACCCATAACGCGGCCATCGCGCCTATCGCTGATCGTGTCATCCACATGCGCGACGCTAGGGTGCAGTCTATCGAAGACCACGCAACACCGGCCGACATCAACGACATCGAATGGTGA
- a CDS encoding alcohol dehydrogenase catalytic domain-containing protein: MKGFGMIDTGKVGWLDIPEPTLDDPSGVLIDITAVAPCTTDVHLVKSGVSILRGNVIGHEAIGIVSEVGESVKDFKKGDRVLVPDFSPNFGDFASQDGMANRSPNSSRMFDPNMDGLFTQRVLFKRADSGLAHIPDNVTDEQALMVADMVPTSFKAIDFLDVQFGETVAVIGIGPVGLTGVEGLSIKGAAKIIAVGSRPITKNVAKEYGASVILDYHDGPIVDQIIKANDGKKVDKVLIAGGNTDVVKDAFNVTRPGGKIANVAVFVVPELAIPTSGETFDIAYQAITIGAGRLFLERLLSLISYGRIHPERIITKTYHGFDKIPESFEYMTDKGPDTIKAIVIY; encoded by the coding sequence ATGAAGGGTTTCGGCATGATTGACACTGGGAAAGTCGGCTGGCTCGACATTCCCGAACCCACGCTGGACGATCCGTCCGGTGTGCTGATTGATATCACCGCGGTAGCGCCATGCACGACGGACGTGCATTTGGTGAAGAGCGGTGTTTCGATTCTTAGGGGCAACGTCATTGGGCATGAGGCCATTGGCATTGTCAGTGAGGTCGGGGAGTCGGTTAAGGACTTCAAAAAGGGCGACCGTGTGCTGGTTCCTGATTTCAGCCCTAATTTCGGTGATTTCGCCAGCCAGGATGGCATGGCGAACCGTTCTCCGAATTCTTCGCGAATGTTTGATCCCAATATGGACGGCTTGTTCACCCAAAGGGTGTTGTTCAAACGCGCAGATTCAGGTTTGGCGCATATTCCCGACAACGTCACGGATGAGCAGGCGTTGATGGTCGCGGACATGGTTCCGACATCTTTCAAAGCCATTGATTTTCTTGATGTCCAATTTGGTGAAACCGTCGCGGTTATCGGCATAGGCCCGGTTGGCTTGACAGGTGTGGAGGGGCTGTCCATCAAGGGCGCCGCAAAGATCATCGCTGTCGGTTCTCGCCCCATCACCAAGAACGTCGCCAAAGAATATGGAGCCAGTGTCATTCTGGACTATCATGACGGTCCTATTGTCGATCAGATCATCAAAGCCAATGATGGCAAGAAAGTGGACAAGGTTCTGATTGCCGGCGGCAACACGGATGTGGTCAAGGACGCGTTCAATGTCACCAGACCGGGAGGCAAAATCGCCAACGTCGCCGTGTTCGTTGTCCCTGAACTTGCGATTCCGACCAGCGGCGAGACGTTCGACATCGCCTACCAGGCCATCACCATCGGTGCTGGGCGGCTGTTCCTTGAGCGCTTGTTGAGCCTGATCAGCTATGGTCGTATTCATCCGGAACGCATCATCACCAAGACCTATCACGGTTTCGATAAGATTCCGGAGTCGTTCGAGTATATGACGGACAAGGGTCCGGACACGATCAAGGCGATTGTGATTTACTGA
- a CDS encoding TetM/TetW/TetO/TetS family tetracycline resistance ribosomal protection protein, with the protein MARRAVVGIAAHVDAGKTTLCEAMLYRAGDIRKLGRVDHGDAFLDTDVMEKRRGITIFSKQAILRQGNFEFTLLDTPGHVDFSAEMERTLTVLDYAILVVGANDGLQGYTETLWRLLARYHVPTFIFINKMDAAGADKAGLIAQMKQRFSEGSVDFEGDAEPGEQEEVALLDESGTAMDELLDDGQISDDTLRSMVAERQIFPCYSGSALKLEGIDEFLAGLERFTKRKNYSSVFGARVYKISHDAQGNRLTWLKVTGGTLKVKETLSNKRDDYFGKPENADKHAGDDSSGNSGSDNQSKNNGAQSESGLSEIETEIWQEKVDQIRRYSGAKFELADEVAAGDVCAVTGLTKTFPGEGLGFEADAGESVLQPVLTYTVLPGKTGTGDESQNHVNETQNDDSSSTPPSSKPAEVTPQLHKILVALRTLQDEDPALHVRWVARLGEIHVQLMGAVQIEIITQMMHDRFGLDVHFDTGGILYRETITAPVEGIGHFEPLRHYAEVHLKLEPGRPGSGLHFESRCSLDDLDRNWQRAILTHLREKEHLGVLTGSPITDMKITLIAGRGHEKHTEGGDFREATYRAVRQGLMELKAKGECRLLEPYYSFRLEVPQDLLGRAMSDIQRMSGSFDAPESDGDYAQLEGAAPVSQMRDYSMDVNAYTHGQGSLTCVFAGYQPCHNADEVIKQTAYGPETDLENTPDSVFCAHGAGYTVRWNKVPDFAHIDSGLV; encoded by the coding sequence ATGGCAAGACGAGCGGTGGTGGGGATCGCGGCGCATGTGGACGCGGGGAAGACCACGTTGTGCGAGGCGATGCTCTATCGAGCCGGCGACATCCGCAAGCTTGGGCGGGTTGATCACGGCGACGCGTTCCTCGACACCGACGTGATGGAGAAGCGGCGTGGCATCACCATCTTCTCCAAGCAGGCCATTTTGCGGCAGGGCAATTTTGAATTCACCTTGCTTGATACGCCTGGGCATGTCGATTTTTCGGCCGAAATGGAACGGACTCTTACCGTATTGGATTACGCGATTCTCGTGGTGGGTGCGAACGACGGGCTGCAGGGCTATACCGAAACGTTGTGGCGCCTGCTGGCCCGCTACCATGTACCGACGTTTATTTTCATTAATAAAATGGATGCCGCTGGGGCCGATAAAGCCGGACTGATTGCGCAGATGAAACAGCGGTTTTCCGAAGGTAGCGTTGATTTCGAAGGGGACGCTGAACCGGGAGAACAAGAAGAGGTCGCGTTGCTTGACGAGAGCGGCACGGCAATGGACGAGCTTTTGGACGACGGCCAAATCTCGGATGACACCTTGCGTTCGATGGTCGCCGAGCGTCAGATTTTTCCTTGTTATTCCGGGTCGGCGCTGAAGCTCGAGGGCATCGATGAGTTCCTTGCTGGGCTCGAACGATTCACGAAGCGGAAAAACTATTCGAGTGTGTTTGGCGCTCGCGTCTATAAAATCTCCCACGATGCGCAAGGCAATCGCCTCACTTGGCTCAAAGTCACCGGTGGCACTCTCAAAGTGAAGGAAACGCTGAGCAATAAGCGTGACGATTATTTCGGGAAACCAGAAAATGCCGATAAGCATGCCGGCGATGACTCATCTGGCAACTCTGGGAGCGATAATCAGAGTAAGAACAATGGTGCTCAATCTGAGAGTGGATTGTCCGAAATCGAAACTGAAATCTGGCAGGAGAAAGTCGACCAGATTCGGCGGTATTCGGGCGCTAAGTTCGAACTGGCCGATGAAGTCGCCGCCGGTGACGTGTGCGCCGTAACCGGCTTGACGAAAACTTTCCCGGGAGAGGGCCTGGGCTTTGAGGCTGACGCTGGGGAGTCGGTTCTTCAGCCGGTGCTGACCTATACGGTTCTGCCGGGCAAAACGGGAACGGGCGACGAGTCGCAAAACCATGTCAATGAAACACAAAATGACGATTCGTCTTCAACTCCGCCATCCTCCAAGCCTGCCGAAGTCACGCCACAGTTGCACAAGATCTTGGTGGCTTTGCGCACGCTCCAGGACGAGGATCCGGCCTTGCATGTGCGCTGGGTGGCGAGGCTGGGCGAGATCCACGTGCAGCTGATGGGCGCGGTGCAGATTGAGATCATCACCCAGATGATGCACGACCGATTCGGCCTCGACGTCCATTTTGACACCGGCGGCATTCTTTATCGCGAGACCATCACTGCGCCGGTGGAGGGCATCGGCCATTTCGAGCCGTTGCGCCACTATGCCGAAGTCCACCTCAAACTTGAGCCGGGCAGACCTGGCAGCGGTCTGCATTTCGAGTCCCGCTGCAGTCTGGACGATCTCGACCGCAACTGGCAGAGAGCGATTCTGACCCATTTACGTGAAAAGGAACATCTCGGCGTCCTTACGGGTTCGCCGATCACGGATATGAAGATAACATTGATCGCTGGGCGGGGTCACGAAAAACATACGGAAGGTGGGGATTTCCGCGAAGCCACCTATCGCGCGGTTCGGCAAGGCCTGATGGAGCTCAAGGCGAAAGGGGAGTGCCGGCTTTTGGAACCCTACTACAGCTTCCGTCTCGAGGTTCCGCAGGACTTGCTGGGCCGTGCGATGTCCGATATTCAGCGGATGAGCGGCAGTTTCGATGCCCCGGAATCCGATGGCGATTACGCGCAGCTGGAGGGTGCAGCTCCGGTTTCGCAAATGCGCGACTATTCGATGGACGTCAACGCCTATACCCACGGCCAGGGCTCGCTCACCTGTGTTTTCGCTGGCTACCAGCCTTGCCATAATGCCGACGAAGTCATCAAGCAAACCGCCTATGGCCCGGAAACGGATCTTGAAAACACGCCCGATTCCGTCTTCTGCGCCCATGGTGCCGGCTACACGGTGCGTTGGAACAAGGTTCCCGATTTTGCCCACATCGATAGCGGATTGGTGTAA
- a CDS encoding MarR family transcriptional regulator: MHYHYFSKYIASIYRKTKSNINHQLDSMNLRATQSDLLMFIHENPNLQQSAIAKQMSVDPSLLAKDLTVLASQNLVVRETSTTDRRAKTISLTPSGERMAEQLTDIMDKEWHDLFAAMPHFDAERFADDLHATYQALLGPDKRHNRNQ, from the coding sequence ATGCATTATCACTATTTCAGCAAATACATCGCCAGCATCTACCGTAAAACCAAAAGCAATATCAACCATCAGCTCGACTCCATGAATCTTCGCGCCACGCAAAGCGACCTGTTGATGTTCATCCACGAAAACCCGAATCTGCAGCAATCGGCCATCGCCAAGCAAATGAGCGTGGATCCAAGCCTGCTAGCCAAGGACCTCACGGTTCTCGCCTCGCAGAATCTGGTAGTGCGCGAGACTTCGACCACCGACAGACGGGCGAAAACCATATCGCTTACGCCATCTGGCGAACGAATGGCCGAGCAGCTCACCGACATCATGGACAAGGAATGGCACGATTTGTTCGCCGCCATGCCCCATTTCGACGCGGAGCGATTCGCCGATGACCTCCATGCCACCTATCAGGCCTTGCTGGGACCCGACAAGCGACACAACCGAAACCAATGA